From the genome of Metarhizium brunneum chromosome 4, complete sequence, one region includes:
- the E2BA_2 gene encoding Heat-labile enterotoxin IIB, A chain translates to MPWLPWSPLGCVAAFFAVLDVCQAHNPKDNPEYYVFRGDGRDPDEIREAGGFVPDPEAAIYTNPTTFSLDNHVNGRTGSSAYVSTSAEFGQAARNFAGPGNYVYRIHVTPNMIDVNAALAGGHPYPRQEEASALGGIPWTAVEGWLQLGEDREFPEDYEFLNDDSAARLTGRYVAEFADQFEPNRAYDDRGLGGPARLTGTNPQVALLAAQLPDEARLINAATTFMNNYALAIGWTENQAFPYTPPTPPLSTEPVALPEADVVSIPEAEREDLAEGRFDNLQCPALAVALGVTLLQPKGPNSKRYVLKSRDDKKEQCEQLRDIVSRLTSRKKQTKPAGKKTTVDLCGNGPLNPPCTTVEAFDDKCVAIPQGYQNTLSGVKAHEATSICRFYLEPDCKGRYFEADGQVVDLSTARPDFNDKVASLICDTPKPHPALKRWQWSSRSHYRYCTRLDKVSLDFKLANNDGSGTYDKIKLAIDDAGQKVHVITEGPSPGYKVSQDFNLRDMFGMDTVALSQIKRLRLLDELTDRTFGGDAWELLGLKLKARCAGSGINIAMEKFSNLNKGLQAKPTEPGRFQYNRDWEVWADDIKPQDWVAKPLCSHFQRMSVNLHVADANWAGTNNDIYAKVGEGSFLIARHPSRREVFTTDIDVDKAYKTKHVPVTNVASVGIESKGGNDAALPEMVTVYGVCSTTSTVLSVKQEITDWLYDGQTMTIKLPPENWVRA, encoded by the exons ATGCCGTGGCTGCCTTGGTCCCCCCTCGGATGCGTGGCGGCATTCTTCGCCGTCCTAGACGTATGCCAGGCGCACAATCCAAAGGACAACCCCGAGTACTACGTTTTCCGTGGAGATGGCAGAGATCCAGACGAAATCCGGGAGGCAGGGGGATTTGTCCCTGACCCGGAGGCGGCGATATACACCAACCCTACCACGTTCAGCCTCGACAATCATGTTAATGGAAGAACGGGTTCGTCGGCTTACGTGTCGACATCAGCAGAGTTTGGACAGGCGGCAAGAAATTTTGCCGGGCCGGGAAACTACGTTTACCGAATCCACGTCACCCCCAACATGATCGACGTAAATGCGGCTCTTGCTGGTGGCCATCCATACCCAAGACAGGAGGAGGCTAGCGCCTTGGGTGGCATTCCATGGACTGCAGTCGAGGGCTGGCTCCAACTTGGCGAGGACCGTGAATTTCCAGAAGACTACGAATTTTTGAACGATGACTCCGCGGCCAGGCTTACAGGCAGATACGTGGCCGAGTTTGCCGATCAGTTTGAGCCTAACCGGGCATATGACGACCGCGGACTCGGAGGGCCTGCTAGGCTAACTGGAACCAATCCTCAAGTCGCTTTGTTGGCAGCTCAGCTCCCAGATGAAGCGCGACTAATAAATGCGGCGACTACCTTTATGAACAACTATGCCTTGGCTATCGGGTGGACGGAGAACCAGGCGTTCCCCTATACTCCCCCAACGCCACCACTGAGCACTGAACCGGTAGCTTTACCGGAGGCTGACGTTGTGAGTATTCCAGAGGCTGAAAGGGAGGACTTGGCAGAGGGCCGATTCGATAACCTCCAATGCCCGGCACTCGCTGTCGCATTGGGAGTCACACTTCTCCAACCCAAGGGGCCCAACTCGAAGAGATACGTGCTGAAATCTCGAGATGACAAGAAGG AACAATGTGAACAGCTCCGAGATATTGTTAGTCGGCTAACGTCCaggaaaaagcaaacaaAGCCAGCAG GCAAGAAAACCACTGTTGATCTTTGCGGAAATGGTCCTCTCAACCCTCCTTGTACTACGGTTGAAGCCTTTGACGACAAGTGCG TCGCCATACCGCAGGGCTACCAGAACACACTATCTGGCGTAAAGGCACATGAGGCTACTAGTATCTGCCGCTTTTATCT AGAGCCCGACTGCAAGGGTAGGTACTTCGAAGCTGATGGCCAAGTTGTCGACCTCTCCACGGCGCGTCCCGACTTTAATGATAAGGTTGCTTCCCTTATCTGCGACACGCCAAAACCACACCCGGCACTTAAGCGCTGGCAATGGTCGTCAAGGAGCCATTACAGATACTGCACTCGTTTGGACAAGGTGTCTCTTGACTTTAAGCTGGCCAATAACGATGGATCCGGGACGTACGACAAGATCAAGCTGGCTATTGATGACGCCGGACAAAAGGTGCACGTCATCACCGAAGGTCCCTCGCCTGGTTATAAGGTCTCGCAGGACTTTAATCTGAGGGACATGTTTGGCATGGATACCGTCGCTCTGAGCCAAATTAAAAGACTCCGCCTTCTGGATGAGCTGACGGACAGGACGTTTGGAGGAGACGCGTGGGAGCTCCTTg GACTCAAGCTCAAGGCACGGTGCGCCGGCTCGGGAATCAACATCGCAATGGAGAAATTCTCCAACCTTAACAAGGGATTGCAGGCCAAGCCTACTGAGCCAGGACGGTTCCAGTACAACAGGGACTGGGAGGTCTGGGCCGACGATATCAAACCCCAAGACTGGGTTGCCAAGCCCCTATGCAGCCACTTTCAACGCATGAGCGTCAATCTGCACGTCGCTGATGCAAACTGGGCGGGAACTAACAACGACATCTACGCCAAGGTGGGCGAGGGGAGCTTTTTGATCGCTCGCCATCCTTCTCGCAGGGAAGTTTTCACCACCGACATCGACGTCGACAAGGCCTACAAGACGAAGCACGTTCCCGTCACGAATGTTGCGTCTGTTGGGATTGAGAGCAAGGGTGGCAATGACGCGGCGTTGCCTGAAA TGGTGACGGTGTACGGAGTCTGCTCTACCACGTCTACAGTGCTCTCTGTTAAGCAGGAAATCACCGACTGGCTCTATGACGGTCAGACTATGACTATTAAGCTACCTCCTGAGAACTGGGTCAGGGCTTAG
- the ANKRD50_4 gene encoding Ankyrin repeat domain-containing protein 50 — MAVRNGHEDIVTLLLDRAARFDFESHISAAVLVWTLQRGHQSIVDVFVRRALAQENGTWLRNPGFLTRYWQEQSVLFYFLKCGISLEPCDMLYEAAREGDDDVVNLLLYRGWDINLSIPDLGTALYGAVEGKRRKTVDLLLQRNADVNMPGGFCGSPLAAAIHGRNLDIVAKLLEHGARVDTVYKGETPLLLAVKQGDRNVVDRLLEHKADIKARTALGSCILSEAIFRNDSDMALHLLRKNVSIDQVNSVDWTPLTVAVMQRDMELVKALLLRETQANTLDGQGTTPLTMAVRGNQLAIVKCLLESGRADPTISDCRARTPLSWACREQNKAIFDLLKLVLGKNCDALDQYGRALNAAAAAPFNNDNFEELVRINKIDWITLSDLLRHDLNATIFILNNDGYTVECLIHDMDASYKKVPVWEYKNLCALFGPPFESRYYRVETGDELLAILSDSQFNLNDCTQVVELILHKHDAPLRSPNPTLSPIRVQVFVFQGDKSLPDTASPSSRMPNVPVPSTAPTPRIDDTTLDLNQQEDNESSGADIDLGEWQYE; from the exons ATGGCAGTCCGCAATGGCCATGAGGACATCGTGACTTTGCTTCTCGACCGAGCTGCCCGATTCGACTTTGAGAGCCACATTTCGGCCGCGGTGCTCGTCTGGACGCTGCAGAGAGGCCATCAGAGCATCGTCGACGTGTTTGTCCGCCGCGCCCTGGCCCAAGAAAACGGGACCTGGCTCCGGAACCCGGGGTTTCTCACGAGATATTGGCAAGAACAATCAGTCCTATTCTATTTTCTCAAGTGCGGTATCAGCTTGGAGCCTTGCGACATGCTATATGAAGCCGCCAGGGAGGGAGATGATGACGTCGTGAACTTGTTGCTGTACCGAGGGTGGGACATCAACTTATCAATTCCGGACCTCGGCACAGCTCTGTATGGTGCTGTGGAAGGGAAGAGACGCAAAACCGTTGACTTGCTGCTCCAGAGAAATGCCGACGTGAACATGCCCGGCGGATTCTGTGGCAGCCCGCTGGCTGCAGCAATCCATGGTCGGAACCTTGACATCGTGGCCAAGTTGCTTGAGCATGGGGCAAGAGTAGATACTGTCTACAAGGGCGAGACACCTTTGCTACTCGCCGTCAAGCAGGGCGACCGCAATGTCGTGGACCGTCTCCTCGAGCACAAGGCCGACATCAAGGCACGCACCGCGCTTGGGAGCTGTATCTTGTCCGAGGCCATTTTCCGGAACGACAGCGACATGGCCTTACACCTACTGCGCAAGAACGTCTCCATTGATCAAGTGAACTCGGTTGACTGGACACCGCTCACGGTGGCCGTAATGCAACGAGACATGGAGTTGGTAAAGGCGCTGCTTCTCCGCGAGACCCAGGCCAACACCCTCGATGGTCAGGGCACCACGCCCCTTACCATGGCGGTCAGAGGCAACCAGCTCGCTATTGTCAAGTGCTTGCTTGAGAGCGGCAGAGCAGATCCCACCATCTCGGACTGTCGAGCGCGGACGCCACTGAGCTGGGCATGTCGCGAGCAAAACAAAGCCATATTTGACCTCTTAAAGCTGGTACTTGGCAAAAATTGTGACGCTCTTGACCAATACGGCCGTGCTCTgaatgccgctgccgccgcaccCTTTAACAATGACAACTTCGAGGAGCTTGTGCGTATCAACAAGATCGACTGGATC ACATTGTCTGATCTTCTTCGCCACGACCTTAATGCCACCAT CTTCATTCTTAACAATGATGGTTATACCGTCGAGTGTCTCATCCACGACATGGACGCGTCATATAAGAAAGTCCCAGTATGGGAGTATAAAAACCTCTGCGCACTTTTCGGACCCCCCTTTGAATCTAGATATTATCGGGTCGAAACTGGAGATGAACTCTTGGCGATCCTATCTGATTCGCAATTCAACTTGAATGATTGTACCCAG GTTGTCGAGTTGATTCTGCACAAGCATGACGCACCATT GCGTAGTCCGAACCCTACGCTGTCGCCTATCCGAGTGCAAGTTTTCGTGTTTCAGGGAGACAAGAGCCTCCCAGACACGGCATCTCCGAGTTCTAGGATGCCGAATGTACCAGTACCGTCCACTGCACCAACCCCGCGGATTGATGACACGACTTTGGACTTGAACCAGCAAGAAGATAACGAGTCTTCTGGCGCTGACATCGACTTGGGAGAATGGCAATACGAATGA